The Breoghania sp. L-A4 sequence GAGGAACTGCCGCACGTCGCGATCGTAGGCGACCAGGGTCTTGTCGGCGAGCCGCCGCTCCGATCCCAGATGGTCGAGCCAGTCGGACACCAGCCGCATCAGGGCGGGCGTGGCGATGACGAGGGGGGCGGGTGCGGTCATCGAGCGGATCTGTCCGGCTTCCGGGTGATTCAGCGGCGGTTGCGTCGAGAGTCTCAAAGCCGCGCGGGGATCGCAACCGGTATTTGTTGGACCGGGTCCCATCGCCAGTCCGGATCCGAAAAGCACCGGGTTCCGCCGACCCAACGGGCGACAGGCCCGCAACAGCCGAAGTCGCGCATTCCGATCGCAAGCGCCTCGCCGATTGCGGTGAGTGCGAATGTCGCGGACGCCGGATCATTCCGGCCGCCATCGATCACCTCCAGCGCCGGGTCGTCGGCATCGAGCAGGCCCGCCAAGATGGACCAGAACATCAGATCACCAAGAAACGTCAGCGGCTCGCGTTCAAGCACCAGCGCGCGAAAGATGTGGCCGCCGCGTTTGGGGCCGTCACGCAGGATATCGAGCGTCAGTCTCTCGGTGAGCGACAGGCCGTCGCGACTGCCGGGCAGCTCCGAAAGATGGCGTATCAAGGCTCTCGCCATATAGGGCAGGCCGGGCAATGCGCGGCGCGTCGCGATTGCATGCAGTGGCAGAGGCGAGGGTCCGCAAAGCGTCTCCCAGACAGCCGTCCCGGCCGCAACCATGGGGGCCGTGACGGGCTGCCGGTCCGAGAAGATCCGACGCAGCGCCACGGGCGAGAGATGACCCAGGCCGTTGAACCGTTCGATGCCGGGAAAGCTGTCCAAGCTGACGATCGACACGGGCGTGTCGCCCGCATGCCGTCCGAGCACGTCGAGCGCACGGGCGAGCAGCAATTGGTCGTAGGAATCATGCTCGAACCACAGGACGATCTCGTCGAAGCTGCCGGCTGCCATCAGCCGTTGCTGCTGGTCGATCATGCTGGCGCGCACCTGCTGCCAGCCCGGCCCGGGGCCGATGTCGTGCGTGTCGATGAATGTCGCACGCAGATCGAAA is a genomic window containing:
- a CDS encoding DUF1835 domain-containing protein codes for the protein MSENPVLSDDERPLSLPQQKKQAKELRDGMRAGTPAALDRFRRHHPKASELAPADMPERFSALADAQLVIARELGVQSWPRLVHHIARMDDARRAIARNAPAPDGARATLHVRCGSDIREGLRAAGFSGEFLEYSDPLCQGPLVRPANDLDPVYFDLRATFIDTHDIGPGPGWQQVRASMIDQQQRLMAAGSFDEIVLWFEHDSYDQLLLARALDVLGRHAGDTPVSIVSLDSFPGIERFNGLGHLSPVALRRIFSDRQPVTAPMVAAGTAVWETLCGPSPLPLHAIATRRALPGLPYMARALIRHLSELPGSRDGLSLTERLTLDILRDGPKRGGHIFRALVLEREPLTFLGDLMFWSILAGLLDADDPALEVIDGGRNDPASATFALTAIGEALAIGMRDFGCCGPVARWVGGTRCFSDPDWRWDPVQQIPVAIPARL